In Eupeodes corollae chromosome 3, idEupCoro1.1, whole genome shotgun sequence, a single genomic region encodes these proteins:
- the LOC129949931 gene encoding uncharacterized protein LOC129949931, translating to MDKRKKRTSINQYLMYIELLEKDAIFRSGITPRDAEPNYLNNKWRDLASRLNTCLNGPQLSPEEWKKRLNDWKNSTRCKYRRSVSGEKDISMSPLEVKALSLFGKTPVLIRSSQTVEFKSEAKELYEAEKKHQAAAKARVVNNSSENNQSLDEELEGIFIDQEEYNEDESVEEVEIKERKFEGTNGGVSKTKRRRTIETTVYEIKSFSPKRGMSSTPQTLAISAVETLATTDQPPPAAPPQPPPSEPLVEIRPSPVQPQVNLDISALELQLKRIADIKAEKLRFEIAKYKFNNPGFEYSTEFS from the exons atggaTAAGCGAAAGAAGCGAACATCAATCAATCAGTACCTAATGTACATTGAATTGCTGGAAAAGGATGCAATTTTCCGATCTGGAATAACACCACGCGACGCAGAGCCCAactatttaaacaataaatggAGAGATCTAGCTTCTAGACTAAATACCTGCCTAAACGGACCACAGCTTTCACCAGAGGAATGGAAGAAG CGCCTAAATGATTGGAAAAATAGCACTCGCTGCAAGTACCGTCGCAGTGTATCTGGTGAAAAGGATATTTCCATGTCACCACTTGAAGTAAAGGCACTTAGTCTGTTCGGAAAAACCCCTGTTCTTATAAGATCTTCCCAAACCGTGGAGTTCAAGTCCGAGGCTAAGGAATTGTACGAAGCAGAAAAGAAACATCAAGCTGCAGCCAAAGCGAGGGTTGTGAATAATAGCTCTGAAAACAACCAATCCCTAGACGAAGAACTCGAAGGTATTTTTATTGATCAAGAGGAGTACAATGAAGATGAATCAGTGGAAGAGGTCGAAATTAAGGAGAGAAAATTTGAAGGAACAAATGGTGGAGTTTCCAAGACCAAAAGGCGTCGCACTATTGAAACAACAGTTTACGAAA TTAAGTCATTTTCGCCAAAAAGAGGTATGTCAAGCACCCCTCAAACTTTGGCCATAAGCGCAGTAGAGACACTGGCAACAACGGATCAACCCCCACCAGCAGCACCACCGCAACCACCGCCATCTGAACCACTGGTAGAAATACGTCCTTCACCCGTCCAGCCACAAGTTAACCTGGACATTAGTGCGCTAGAACTCCAACTAAAACGCATTGCTGACATTAAGGCAGAAAAATTGAGATTTGAAATTGCAAAGTATAAGTTCAATAATCCAGGATTTGAGTATTCGACTGAGTTTTCATAG